The Georgenia sp. TF02-10 genome window below encodes:
- a CDS encoding MFS transporter, translating into MTAAAATRRFLVLTALRWLPVGLLIPVMVLLPLDRGLSLTEVGLTASLQGVVVLLLELPTGGLADSVGRRRVLLLAAAVGTGACALLLTADTVAGFAAVGVLKGVHRALDSGPLEAWYVDAVHAADPAAPIEKGLSLQGVVLGVAIAAGALAGGGAVALDPLPAVDALAAPVAAALALQVLGLVGIVALMTETPPSTGLRAVWRSAGQTPRAVLDGVKLLRHNRVLLALVAVELTWGFGMVAFESLTPVRLAEVLDGAQAAAAVTGPASSAAWLASAAGATVLPWLGRRLGLAPAAALLRVVQGVTVLGIGLLGGVVGVVTAYLACYVVHGAANPAHMTLLHRQVGAGQRATVLSLNSMVSQPAGSLGLVVLTAVADGASVPVAMALAAVVLALGAPLYLPAWRQARRPEPAGA; encoded by the coding sequence GTGACCGCCGCCGCGGCGACCCGCCGGTTCCTCGTCCTGACCGCGCTGCGCTGGCTGCCGGTCGGCCTGCTCATCCCGGTCATGGTCCTGCTGCCGCTGGACCGCGGGCTGAGCCTGACCGAGGTCGGCCTGACGGCCTCGCTGCAGGGCGTCGTCGTCCTGCTCCTCGAGCTGCCGACCGGCGGCCTGGCGGACTCCGTCGGCCGGCGCCGGGTCCTGCTCCTGGCGGCCGCGGTGGGCACCGGCGCCTGCGCGCTCCTGCTCACCGCCGACACCGTCGCCGGCTTCGCCGCCGTCGGGGTGCTGAAGGGGGTGCACCGCGCGCTGGACAGCGGCCCGCTGGAGGCCTGGTACGTCGACGCCGTGCACGCGGCCGACCCGGCGGCACCGATCGAGAAGGGGCTGAGCCTGCAGGGCGTCGTGCTCGGCGTCGCCATCGCCGCCGGGGCGCTGGCCGGCGGCGGGGCCGTCGCGCTGGACCCGCTCCCAGCGGTGGACGCGCTCGCCGCGCCGGTGGCGGCCGCCCTCGCCCTGCAGGTGCTCGGCCTGGTCGGCATCGTTGCGCTCATGACCGAGACCCCGCCGAGCACCGGGCTGCGGGCCGTGTGGCGCTCGGCCGGCCAGACGCCCCGGGCGGTCCTGGACGGCGTGAAGCTGCTGCGGCACAACCGGGTGCTGCTCGCCCTGGTCGCGGTCGAGCTCACCTGGGGCTTCGGGATGGTCGCCTTCGAGAGCCTCACCCCGGTCCGGCTCGCCGAGGTCCTCGACGGGGCGCAGGCCGCCGCGGCGGTCACCGGCCCGGCGAGCTCGGCGGCCTGGCTGGCGTCGGCGGCCGGGGCGACGGTGCTGCCCTGGCTGGGCCGCCGGCTGGGGCTGGCCCCGGCCGCCGCGCTGCTGCGGGTCGTGCAGGGGGTGACCGTGCTGGGCATCGGGCTGCTCGGCGGGGTGGTGGGTGTGGTGACCGCCTACCTGGCGTGCTACGTGGTGCACGGGGCGGCGAACCCGGCGCACATGACGCTGCTGCACCGGCAGGTTGGGGCCGGGCAGCGGGCGACCGTGCTGTCGCTGAACTCGATGGTCAGCCAGCCGGCCGGCTCGCTCGGGCTGGTCGTCCTGACGGCGGTGGCCGACGGCGCCTCGGTCCCGGTCGCGATGGCGCTCGCCGCCGTCGTCCTCGCCCTCGGCGCGCCGCTGTACCTGCCGGCCTGGCGGCAGGCCCGGCGCCCGGAGCCGGCCGGTGCCTGA
- a CDS encoding CinA family protein, which translates to MLARLRADGATLAVAESLTGGQLCAALVAVPGASAVLRGAVVAYATDVKADVLGVDAGLLARHGPVHPEVAAQLADGVARLLGASHALATTGVAGPGPADGQPAGTVHVAARGPGAHRTRSLRLAGTRPAVRSAATAAALALLGALLGEQAGPARR; encoded by the coding sequence CTGCTCGCCCGGCTCCGCGCCGACGGCGCCACCCTGGCCGTGGCGGAGTCCCTCACCGGCGGGCAGCTGTGCGCCGCGCTGGTGGCCGTGCCCGGCGCCTCCGCCGTCCTGCGCGGGGCCGTCGTCGCCTACGCCACCGACGTCAAGGCGGACGTCCTGGGGGTCGACGCCGGCCTGCTGGCCCGGCACGGCCCGGTCCACCCCGAGGTCGCGGCCCAGCTCGCCGACGGCGTCGCCCGCCTCCTCGGCGCCAGCCACGCGCTCGCCACGACCGGGGTGGCCGGCCCCGGCCCGGCCGACGGCCAGCCCGCCGGCACCGTGCACGTGGCCGCCCGCGGCCCGGGCGCCCACCGCACCCGCAGCCTCCGGCTGGCCGGCACCCGCCCGGCCGTCCGGTCCGCCGCCACCGCCGCCGCGCTGGCGCTCCTGGGCGCCCTGCTCGGGGAACAGGCCGGGCCGGCGCGGCGTTGA
- a CDS encoding helix-turn-helix domain-containing protein — protein MILLRRELGDVLRDARQRQGRTLREVSSAARVSLGYLSEVERGQKEASSELLAAICEALNVPLSFVLRAASDRIAVAEGVLVPDTVPDDLVRRERALAEVS, from the coding sequence ATGATCCTGCTTCGCCGCGAGCTCGGCGACGTGCTCCGTGACGCTCGTCAGCGTCAGGGTCGCACGCTGCGCGAGGTGTCCTCCGCGGCCCGGGTGTCCCTGGGCTACCTCAGCGAGGTCGAGCGCGGGCAGAAGGAGGCCTCCTCCGAGCTGCTCGCCGCCATCTGCGAGGCCCTGAACGTCCCGCTCAGCTTCGTCCTGCGGGCCGCCTCGGACCGCATCGCCGTCGCCGAGGGCGTGCTCGTCCCCGACACCGTCCCGGACGACCTGGTGCGCCGCGAGCGTGCCCTGGCCGAGGTCAGCTGA
- a CDS encoding Fpg/Nei family DNA glycosylase, whose product MPEGDIVLRVARRLDAALAGQRLVRGELRWPDLGGTDLAGVGVRGHGTHGKHLLTRLTDGRTLHTHLRMEGRWQVLRTGDLAPAGRCRADRSPQVRAVLATPAWTCLGIDLGLMDLVRTSEEDRLLGHLGPDVLAPGFDADAAAERLRGQGARPVAEALLDQRVVAGLGTIYTAETLWAHRLWPWTPAGELGGQAADLLRTARRLMLRSVAARTPTATGDLRRTSQVHGRERRPCPRCGTPVVRGTTGPPRPRQVFYCPACQRPGRPARPEP is encoded by the coding sequence GTGCCTGAGGGGGACATCGTGCTGCGGGTGGCCCGCCGGCTGGACGCGGCCCTGGCCGGCCAGCGCCTGGTCCGCGGCGAGCTGCGCTGGCCCGACCTCGGCGGCACGGACCTGGCCGGGGTCGGCGTGCGCGGGCACGGGACCCACGGCAAGCACCTGCTGACCCGGCTCACCGACGGCCGCACCCTGCACACCCACCTGCGGATGGAGGGCCGCTGGCAGGTGCTGCGCACCGGTGACCTCGCGCCCGCCGGGCGGTGCCGGGCCGACCGGTCCCCGCAGGTCCGGGCGGTCCTCGCGACGCCGGCGTGGACCTGCCTCGGGATCGACCTGGGGCTCATGGACCTGGTCCGGACCAGCGAGGAGGACCGGCTCCTCGGCCACCTCGGCCCGGACGTGCTCGCCCCCGGCTTCGACGCCGACGCCGCCGCCGAGCGGCTCCGCGGCCAGGGGGCCCGGCCGGTCGCCGAGGCGCTGCTGGACCAGCGGGTGGTGGCGGGGCTGGGCACCATCTACACCGCCGAGACGCTCTGGGCGCACCGGCTCTGGCCCTGGACGCCCGCCGGGGAGCTCGGCGGGCAGGCGGCGGACCTGCTGCGCACCGCCCGCCGCCTCATGCTCCGCTCGGTGGCGGCCCGCACGCCGACGGCGACCGGGGACCTGCGGCGGACGAGTCAGGTGCACGGCCGGGAGCGCCGGCCGTGCCCGCGGTGCGGCACCCCGGTCGTCCGCGGGACGACCGGACCACCCCGGCCGCGGCAGGTCTTCTACTGCCCCGCCTGTCAGCGGCCGGGGAGACCGGCGCGGCCGGAACCGTGA
- the pgsA gene encoding CDP-diacylglycerol--glycerol-3-phosphate 3-phosphatidyltransferase, translating to MTPDPAATPATGRPAVPLWNIANALTMVRIVLVPVFVVLFLQDTDTARLWAAVVFAVAAATDKLDGYLARSRGLVTDFGKLADPVADKALVIAALLVLSAAGLLWWWVTVVIIVRELAITALRSYLRRRGYVMAASRGGKLKTSLQVLFILLLLVPWSGFVPSGVADAISAVALVVVLLALAVTVLTAADYAAKAARIVRAQQADGAGPRRGPGGRAR from the coding sequence GTGACGCCCGACCCCGCCGCGACGCCGGCCACCGGCCGGCCCGCCGTGCCCCTGTGGAACATCGCCAACGCCCTGACGATGGTCCGCATCGTGCTCGTGCCGGTCTTCGTCGTCCTCTTCCTCCAGGACACCGACACCGCCCGGCTGTGGGCAGCGGTGGTCTTCGCCGTCGCCGCCGCCACCGACAAGCTCGACGGCTACCTCGCCCGCAGCCGGGGGCTGGTCACCGACTTCGGCAAGCTGGCCGACCCGGTGGCCGACAAGGCGCTCGTCATCGCCGCCCTCCTCGTCCTGTCCGCGGCCGGGCTGCTGTGGTGGTGGGTGACGGTGGTCATCATCGTCCGCGAGCTGGCCATCACCGCGCTGCGGTCCTACCTCCGGCGCCGCGGCTACGTCATGGCCGCCAGCCGCGGCGGCAAGCTCAAGACCTCCCTCCAGGTCCTCTTCATCCTCCTGCTGCTGGTCCCGTGGTCCGGGTTCGTCCCCAGCGGGGTGGCCGACGCCATCTCGGCGGTGGCGCTCGTCGTCGTGCTCCTCGCGCTCGCGGTCACCGTCCTGACCGCCGCGGACTACGCCGCCAAGGCCGCCCGGATCGTCCGCGCCCAGCAGGCCGACGGCGCCGGCCCGCGGCGTGGCCCCGGCGGCCGGGCCCGATGA
- a CDS encoding hydrolase yields the protein MTVWICRTCAVEHADTSEPPEVCRICADERQWVPASGQAWTTLAELAGGHRAEVHELEPDLFGITVAPEVGIGQQALLVRTPAGNLLWDPTGYLDDDVVAAVTALGPVVAVAVSHPHMFGVQVEWSRALGGAEVLVNEADAGWLARPDRAVRTWATVARPLPGVTLHQVGGHFPGSAVALWPAGADGRGVLLSGDTVAPNPDRATVGFMRSYPNKIPLSAAVVDRVAGAVTALAFDRLYGNFGGTVPAGARAAVRRSADRHIAWVRGDHDQET from the coding sequence CGGACACTTCGGAGCCCCCGGAGGTATGCCGCATCTGCGCCGACGAGCGCCAGTGGGTGCCGGCGTCGGGCCAGGCGTGGACCACCCTGGCCGAGCTGGCCGGCGGGCACCGGGCCGAGGTGCACGAGCTCGAGCCGGACCTGTTCGGGATCACCGTCGCCCCCGAGGTCGGCATCGGGCAGCAGGCCCTGCTCGTGCGCACCCCGGCCGGGAACCTGCTGTGGGACCCCACCGGCTACCTCGACGACGACGTCGTGGCGGCGGTGACCGCGCTCGGCCCGGTTGTCGCGGTCGCGGTGAGCCACCCACACATGTTTGGCGTGCAGGTGGAGTGGAGCCGCGCGCTGGGCGGGGCGGAGGTCCTCGTCAACGAGGCCGACGCCGGGTGGCTCGCCCGCCCGGACCGGGCCGTGCGGACCTGGGCCACGGTGGCCCGTCCGCTGCCCGGCGTCACCCTGCACCAGGTCGGCGGGCACTTCCCGGGCAGCGCCGTCGCCCTGTGGCCGGCCGGGGCGGACGGGCGCGGGGTGCTGCTCTCCGGGGACACCGTGGCGCCCAACCCGGACCGGGCGACCGTGGGCTTCATGCGCAGCTACCCCAACAAGATCCCGCTCTCCGCCGCCGTGGTGGACCGGGTGGCCGGCGCCGTGACGGCGCTCGCCTTCGACCGGCTCTACGGCAACTTCGGCGGCACCGTCCCGGCCGGCGCCCGCGCCGCCGTCCGCCGGTCCGCCGACCGGCACATCGCCTGGGTCCGCGGCGACCACGACCAGGAGACCTGA
- a CDS encoding helix-turn-helix domain-containing protein, protein MAVPDDTPAGPAGRTSAGGTPAEPTAPAGGGDTAASHALARTRLDAKALRVLAHPLRTRLLGALRLDGPATATALARRLGTNTGATSYHLRQLAAVGLVVETGGGTGRERWWRAVHEMHSFHLTDVAGDPDAEAATEWLKDEYFRQFTERAAAWHAVAHEWPLPWRDVAGVSDLAVTLPPDRLAALQAEVVALVERYRAEDPAAPGARRVFVYLHTYPDTAGGAP, encoded by the coding sequence ATGGCCGTCCCCGACGACACCCCCGCCGGACCCGCCGGGCGCACGAGCGCGGGCGGGACGCCGGCCGAGCCCACCGCCCCGGCCGGCGGCGGCGACACCGCCGCCAGCCACGCCCTCGCCCGGACCCGGCTGGACGCCAAGGCCCTGCGGGTGCTCGCCCACCCGCTGCGCACCCGGCTGCTCGGCGCGCTGCGGCTGGACGGGCCGGCGACGGCGACGGCGCTGGCCCGGCGGCTGGGCACCAACACCGGGGCGACGAGCTACCACCTGCGCCAGCTCGCCGCCGTCGGGCTGGTGGTGGAGACCGGCGGCGGCACCGGGCGGGAGCGGTGGTGGCGCGCGGTGCACGAGATGCACTCCTTCCACCTCACCGACGTCGCCGGGGACCCCGACGCCGAGGCCGCCACCGAGTGGCTGAAGGACGAGTACTTCCGGCAGTTCACCGAGCGGGCCGCCGCCTGGCACGCCGTCGCGCACGAGTGGCCGCTGCCGTGGCGGGACGTGGCCGGCGTGTCCGACCTCGCGGTGACCCTGCCCCCGGACCGGCTGGCCGCCCTGCAGGCCGAGGTCGTCGCCCTGGTCGAGCGGTACCGCGCCGAGGACCCCGCTGCCCCCGGCGCCCGGCGGGTCTTCGTCTACCTGCACACCTATCCCGACACCGCCGGCGGCGCGCCGTGA